In a genomic window of Arachnia rubra:
- a CDS encoding HAD-IA family hydrolase has protein sequence MVTLECSALLFDLDDTLVLSTPSIEASWHEFTDRYGIDFDKVRKLLPGRRGRDILSTIMPELTAEQVADELKTIRCNEIAAATTIMPVPGAATLIHSLPRHRWAVVTAAPRKVMESRLYGAGLPIPAVAVCAENVREGKPSPEGFLVAAQELAADPAHCLAFEDSAVGFRALKEAKIMTVAIGKSPHVHGCDIIASIPDYEGIMIKEMDSCIRIVVP, from the coding sequence ATGGTAACTCTAGAGTGCTCTGCGCTGCTATTCGACTTGGACGATACGTTGGTCCTCTCGACGCCATCAATTGAGGCATCGTGGCATGAGTTTACAGACCGGTATGGTATCGATTTTGACAAGGTCCGTAAGCTATTGCCTGGGCGACGTGGACGTGACATTTTATCCACTATCATGCCTGAGCTGACTGCGGAGCAAGTGGCCGATGAGCTCAAAACTATCCGCTGCAATGAGATCGCTGCGGCAACGACCATAATGCCAGTACCCGGAGCAGCGACCTTGATTCATTCACTTCCAAGGCATCGCTGGGCCGTCGTGACTGCAGCGCCAAGGAAAGTAATGGAATCCCGCCTCTATGGAGCGGGCCTGCCTATTCCTGCGGTCGCGGTCTGTGCGGAGAACGTCCGAGAGGGGAAGCCATCGCCAGAAGGATTCCTCGTAGCTGCGCAAGAATTGGCGGCCGACCCGGCCCACTGTTTGGCATTCGAAGATTCGGCGGTCGGCTTCAGAGCACTCAAGGAGGCGAAAATTATGACAGTCGCAATCGGGAAAAGTCCACATGTGCATGGCTGCGATATCATTGCCTCCATCCCTGATTATGAGGGGATTATGATCAAGGAAATGGACAGTTGCATACGGATCGTAGTTCCATGA
- a CDS encoding alpha/beta hydrolase, translating to MDSEGGKKPRSRRWLRRLGMAAVVLGGVKVADVVLTARERADHPAPGQLVDVDGHKMHVHTTGQGDTSIVLLPGLAVPAPDLDFELLVRELSGWATVTVVEPFGYGWSDVTDSSMLPRDIARDVHTALHAAGVKGPYVLMGHSISGLTSQAFADQYPDEVAGYVGLDPTIPHAKFFDSQAGPAFPRFYLWVFRPMVQAGWMRIITAFSGADPSFMFGASSADGYSKENLEQQRMLTNWMMLSANVDRQATVLGEAIAQTRDLRFDEKLPVLVYTAAQTRDAAYTDAEIAEYVGSGPCRRSVIVDASHFVHHTEYKRISEGTRALMTECHR from the coding sequence ATGGATAGTGAAGGTGGGAAGAAACCTCGTTCCAGGCGCTGGCTGCGGCGGCTTGGTATGGCGGCCGTGGTGCTGGGTGGGGTGAAGGTTGCGGATGTGGTGCTCACGGCGCGGGAGCGGGCGGATCATCCGGCTCCGGGGCAGTTGGTGGATGTCGACGGCCACAAGATGCACGTCCACACCACTGGTCAGGGTGACACAAGTATTGTTCTGCTTCCAGGTCTTGCCGTCCCGGCTCCGGATTTGGATTTTGAGCTTTTGGTGAGGGAGCTGTCGGGGTGGGCGACGGTGACGGTGGTGGAGCCCTTCGGCTACGGGTGGAGTGACGTGACCGATTCTTCTATGCTTCCTCGGGATATTGCGCGGGATGTTCATACCGCGTTGCATGCCGCTGGGGTGAAAGGCCCCTATGTGCTGATGGGGCATTCCATTAGTGGATTGACCTCCCAGGCCTTTGCTGATCAGTATCCCGACGAGGTCGCCGGCTATGTCGGTTTGGACCCGACTATTCCCCATGCGAAATTTTTCGACAGCCAGGCGGGTCCCGCGTTTCCCCGGTTTTATTTATGGGTTTTCAGGCCTATGGTGCAGGCTGGGTGGATGCGTATTATTACGGCTTTCAGTGGTGCTGATCCCTCGTTTATGTTCGGGGCCAGCTCTGCGGATGGTTATAGCAAAGAGAATCTTGAACAGCAGCGGATGCTGACCAACTGGATGATGCTGAGCGCGAATGTCGACCGGCAGGCGACCGTTCTTGGTGAAGCTATCGCGCAGACCCGGGATCTCCGGTTTGATGAGAAGCTGCCGGTGTTGGTCTACACCGCTGCGCAGACACGCGATGCCGCATATACGGATGCGGAGATTGCGGAGTATGTGGGCAGTGGTCCTTGTCGGCGGTCGGTGATCGTCGATGCCAGCCACTTCGTCCATCACACCGAGTACAAACGCATTAGCGAAGGCACCCGCGCCCTCATGACCGAATGCCACCGATAA
- a CDS encoding VOC family protein has protein sequence MTQPQQITLAVPDVETAAAWLSSIIGKPTGSDLLFTFDPGVELKLKACSPEPRKPPSITDLGTLHICFRVDGIHEVVDRINELPRTKALGDIIEIPNGPIQGNKWIYFQSPWGSLFELQEWPDPPAYTSGSNKRLYHEHPRQKPGALPGIRGLDHVGYSVADLDSTIANLTKKAGAQYVLGTELTVDEIFTRRQFGIDVACTSTMAMVVANGLNIELFKHGVFKQELPRSIDELGGHSLALSGIQWASDISDIKESHH, from the coding sequence ATGACCCAACCACAACAGATTACGTTAGCCGTTCCTGACGTTGAGACAGCCGCTGCATGGCTGTCGTCTATCATCGGTAAGCCCACAGGCAGTGACTTACTCTTCACCTTCGATCCAGGCGTGGAGCTTAAGCTCAAAGCATGCAGTCCTGAGCCTCGAAAACCGCCATCGATCACCGACCTGGGAACGCTTCACATATGTTTTCGTGTCGATGGGATCCACGAAGTGGTAGACCGGATAAATGAGCTCCCTAGAACCAAAGCACTTGGTGACATCATTGAGATACCAAATGGGCCAATCCAAGGGAACAAATGGATCTATTTCCAGTCGCCTTGGGGGAGTCTCTTTGAACTTCAGGAGTGGCCTGATCCTCCTGCTTACACTAGTGGGAGCAACAAACGCCTATATCATGAGCATCCACGACAGAAGCCAGGAGCGCTTCCTGGCATCCGTGGCCTCGATCATGTGGGTTACAGTGTCGCAGATCTTGACTCAACCATCGCGAATCTGACAAAAAAGGCCGGTGCCCAGTATGTACTTGGTACCGAGCTGACAGTTGATGAAATATTCACTCGTCGTCAGTTTGGTATCGATGTGGCCTGCACATCAACCATGGCCATGGTTGTTGCGAATGGCCTCAATATTGAATTATTCAAGCATGGGGTTTTTAAGCAGGAATTACCCCGCAGCATCGATGAATTAGGTGGACACTCGCTGGCGCTCTCCGGTATTCAGTGGGCATCTGATATCTCAGACATAAAGGAGTCCCATCACTGA
- a CDS encoding ROK family protein yields MNAFLVDIGGTWTRFRYGGQVERISTPSRLHHPLKSSDALIQELVYLVAERAPACVDAYISLGAAYDPEVDIAYGSGPLWGAGRYEVPFRRLLEKRRPDVHWSVSNDITAGLAHFAKQYARSEDRYVMYITISSGIALRTAHLPTGQIDVDSEGLQGEVGHLPATSSAADAVRGLACECGGVGHIASISAGPAIPYVAERLGITRNSQEIYLDDGSPSRTCESLLRVIIEPIANLIRTVRVLQPHVDLIGIGGGVPSGIGTPYKRELNRQLSAVQSYSDGHFKEHPRLHVVSFDQVCPEIGAELMAQGYLRNIR; encoded by the coding sequence ATGAATGCCTTCCTTGTTGACATCGGAGGCACTTGGACGCGGTTCAGATATGGTGGCCAGGTTGAGCGTATCTCAACACCCAGCAGGTTGCATCATCCGCTGAAGTCTAGCGATGCTCTTATCCAGGAGCTGGTTTACCTCGTCGCAGAGCGAGCTCCAGCGTGCGTGGATGCATATATTTCTCTCGGCGCAGCCTACGATCCTGAAGTAGATATTGCCTATGGTTCAGGGCCTCTCTGGGGAGCGGGACGCTATGAGGTTCCCTTTCGCAGACTTCTCGAAAAGCGGCGGCCTGATGTGCACTGGTCGGTATCTAATGACATAACAGCTGGTCTTGCACATTTCGCTAAGCAGTACGCTCGATCCGAAGATCGATATGTGATGTACATTACAATCAGTAGTGGTATTGCACTTCGAACTGCGCACCTCCCTACGGGGCAGATTGATGTCGATTCGGAGGGCCTTCAAGGAGAAGTCGGACATTTGCCAGCTACCTCAAGTGCAGCTGACGCAGTGCGTGGTCTAGCGTGTGAATGCGGTGGAGTGGGGCACATCGCCTCGATCTCTGCGGGTCCTGCCATACCGTATGTCGCCGAACGGCTCGGCATTACAAGGAACAGCCAGGAGATATACTTGGATGATGGGTCGCCTTCTAGGACGTGTGAAAGCTTGCTCCGAGTCATAATTGAGCCGATTGCGAACCTCATCCGTACGGTACGCGTCCTCCAACCGCACGTCGATCTGATCGGCATCGGTGGTGGCGTTCCCTCTGGAATTGGAACTCCATACAAGCGCGAGCTTAATCGTCAGCTATCTGCTGTCCAGTCGTATTCGGACGGTCACTTCAAGGAACACCCAAGATTACATGTGGTTTCTTTTGACCAAGTCTGCCCCGAGATCGGTGCCGAGCTTATGGCGCAGGGATATCTCAGAAATATAAGATAG
- a CDS encoding alcohol dehydrogenase catalytic domain-containing protein: MDKHKAVVRRGDRCAIDYLNKDEAEAGELIVAPEKVSICGTDMQILRKLRDDPALVVGHEGLAKIVEVGEGVSGFEVGDRVTVNPTHPSDPSFLLGHNLNGLLQQRVRIPETAVSGGLVSRISSCIPSARGTLIEPLAVVIYALECLRFETPDALLILGDGLIGNLAAVVAPQILGEQISLGMVHRSELGVRWTRAFEPRVVNGRTVADLESALDGRISMLSATHRAGTAPGLTEVAQTFGARLTAVHLVGGLSPHTVSPEFPGVDLYGVRVANTGGLWPPCRVTFSDSERSMVVTGNRGVSNTRLEAASKLLEEPDFGGKVDCLITHDLPFEKGVETLNVMLSTGTRVVNGELVVRLVLDML, encoded by the coding sequence ATGGATAAGCATAAAGCTGTTGTTCGACGTGGAGATCGTTGTGCAATTGACTATCTGAACAAGGACGAGGCGGAGGCTGGAGAACTTATTGTAGCTCCGGAGAAAGTTAGCATATGCGGTACAGATATGCAGATTCTTCGAAAGTTACGAGATGACCCAGCTTTGGTTGTTGGTCACGAGGGGCTTGCAAAGATTGTTGAAGTTGGGGAGGGAGTTTCCGGATTTGAGGTTGGCGACCGTGTTACCGTAAATCCCACCCACCCTTCTGATCCGAGTTTTCTTCTGGGACACAATCTAAATGGTCTTTTACAGCAGCGTGTTCGCATACCTGAAACAGCGGTTTCTGGCGGGTTGGTGTCGCGCATATCATCTTGTATTCCTTCAGCTCGAGGAACGCTTATCGAGCCCTTGGCTGTGGTTATCTATGCCCTGGAATGCCTCCGTTTCGAGACCCCCGATGCCCTCCTCATCCTTGGCGATGGCCTGATAGGCAATTTGGCGGCGGTCGTCGCGCCTCAAATACTTGGAGAACAGATTTCTCTTGGTATGGTGCATAGGTCTGAACTGGGAGTTAGATGGACACGGGCCTTTGAGCCGCGTGTTGTCAACGGCCGCACTGTCGCGGATCTTGAATCTGCCTTAGACGGCCGTATTTCTATGCTGTCTGCTACGCATCGAGCCGGAACGGCGCCAGGCTTGACTGAAGTAGCGCAAACTTTCGGCGCGCGCCTTACTGCCGTGCATCTCGTGGGAGGACTTTCCCCTCATACTGTAAGTCCAGAGTTTCCTGGTGTTGATCTGTATGGTGTCCGCGTCGCAAATACAGGTGGCTTATGGCCTCCGTGCCGTGTGACTTTTAGCGATTCTGAGCGATCGATGGTCGTTACTGGAAATCGTGGTGTTTCGAATACCAGGCTAGAAGCCGCATCGAAATTACTTGAGGAGCCGGATTTTGGGGGTAAGGTGGACTGTCTTATCACCCATGACCTCCCTTTCGAGAAGGGTGTTGAAACTCTTAATGTAATGCTATCGACGGGAACCAGGGTGGTGAATGGTGAGCTAGTAGTTCGCTTGGTGCTCGATATGCTCTGA